One genomic window of Fusarium verticillioides 7600 chromosome 2, whole genome shotgun sequence includes the following:
- a CDS encoding protein bli-3, whose protein sequence is MSFSNANTGDVPADPYKKANAEEVPLQTKIEDLVHFITKEKFGMMTTRGSGSGNLVSRCMALAATETGGIDLLFHTNTESGKTDDLDADPHVNVSFINASGEWASIAGNASISTDRSLVSKHYSPTLKAWLGDLGDGVHDGSENDPRIGIIRVKTVSVTYSLVSKNLLSRAADIASSAVTGKPASPNTLREISEGDVRSWRASRE, encoded by the exons ATGTCTTTCTCTAACGCAAACACCGGCGATGTCCCTGCCGATCCTTACAAGAAGGCAAACGCCGAGGAGGTGCCCCTCCAGACCAAgattgaggatcttgtccacttcatcaccaaggagaagTTTGGCATGATGACCACCCGGGGCTCAGGCTCTGGTAACCTTGTATCTCGCTGCATGGCACTGGCTGCCACA GAGACTGGAGGCATTGACCTTCTCTTCCACACCAACACGGAGTCTGGCAAGACCGACGACCTCGATGCTGACCCTCACGTCAACGTTTCTTTCATCAACGCCTCCGGAGAGTGGGCTTCCATTGCTGGCAATGCTAGTATTAGCACAGATAGAAGTCTTGTTTCCAAGCACTACAGCCCTACACTCaaggcttggcttggtgatCTCGGTGACGGTGTCCATGATGGTTCTGAGAATGACCCTCGTATCGGAATCATCCGCGTCAAGACAGTATCGGTCACCTATTCTCTCGTTTCCAAGAACCTGCTGAGCCGCGCTGCCGACATTGCTTCCAGCGCCGTCACTGGCAAGCCTGCTTCGCCCAACACATTGAGGGAGATTTCGGAAGGGGATGTGCGATCTTGGCGCGCTTCGCGAGAGTAA
- a CDS encoding diphthine synthase, translating into MLYLVGLGLSDETDITVKGLEVVKKASRVYLEAYTSILLVEQSVLESYYGRSITVADREMVESNSDEILRNAQNEDVAFLVVGDPFGATTHTDLVLRARELEIPVRTVPNASIMSGIGACGLQLYNFGQTVSMVFFTDTWKPASFYDRIKENRQIGLHTLVLVDIKVKEQSLENMARGRLVYEPPRYMTVGQCAKQMLEIEDERKEGVYTKDSLAIGAARVGGKTEKFVAGTLEELCSTDEVLGPPLHSLVLLGRRTHELELDYVRQFAVDKEKWDRLWKAEYGKQL; encoded by the exons ATGTTGTACCTCGTGGGACTTGGTCTCTCTGACGAGACAGATATTACtgtcaagggtcttgaggtcgTTAAGAAAGCCTCCAGGGTCTATCTGGAGGCTTATACTAGCATTCTGCTTGTCGAGCAATCTGTCTTG GAATCGTACTATGGACGATCCATCACTGTAGCTGACCGTGAGATGGTTGAGTCAAACAGCGACGAGATCCTCCGAAATGCGCAGAACGAAGATGTTGCGTTCCTTGTAGTTGGAGATCCCTTCGG AGCTACCACTCATACGGATCTCGTGCTTCGTGCTCGGGAACTCGAAATCCCTGTCCGAACCGTTCCCAATGCCTCCATCATGTCCGGGATTGGCGCATGCGGTCTACAGCTCTACAATTTTGGACAAACCGTGTCCATGGTTTTTTTCACTGATACATGGAAGCCCGCATCTTTCTACGATCGGATAAAGGAGAACCGTCAAATCGGCTTACATACGCTAGTCTTGGTCGATATCAAGGTTAAGGAGCAGAGTCTCGAAAATATGGCCCGAGGTCGTCTGGTCTACGAGCCTCCTCGCTACATGACTGTTGGCCAGTGTGCAAAGCAGATGCTagagattgaggatgagcGTAAGGAGGGTGTCTATACCAAGGACAGTCTGGCCATTGGCGCTGCTCGCGTGGGAGGTAAGACGGAGAAGTTCGTGGCCGGTACTTTGGAGGAGCTTTGCTCCACCGACGAGGTGCTAGGGCCTCCTCTTCACAGTCTCGTCCTCCTTGGTCGAAGGACACACGAGCTGGAGCTTGACTACGTCCGGCAGTTTGCggttgacaaggagaagtGGGATAGACTATGGAAAGCTGAGTACGGAAAGCAGCTGTGA
- a CDS encoding ubiquitin-conjugating enzyme E2 G1 encodes MATSSAPAASLLKRQLKEMQAGKDIPGISCGLVNDNNIFEWEVMLMISDDCKYYGGGNFRARLSFPSSYPHMPPSLTFQDPIPFHPNIYENGKLCISILHPPEEDEYGYEAASERWSPVQTPETILLSTISLFHSPNDESPANVEAARMFREEREGKNKDFRRRCRKCVRESLGED; translated from the exons ATGGCCACTAGTTCTGCTCCAGCAGCTTCGTTGCTCAAGCGACAGCTCAAAGAGATGCAGGCTGGCAAGGATATTCCAGGCATCTCATGCGGCCTCGTAAACGATAACAACATCTTTGAGTGGGAAGTGATGCTCATGATTAGCGACGACTGCAAATACTACGGCG GAGGCAACTTCCGGGCTCGTCTATCCTTTCCGTCGAGTTATCCTCACATGCCACCTTCCCTCACATTTCAAGATCCCATTCCTTTCCACCCGAATATCTACGAAAACGGCAAGCTCTGCATTTCTATCCTCCACCCtcccgaggaagacgagTATGGCTACGAAGCAGCCTCTGAACGCTGGAGCCCAGTCCAGACACCCGAAACTattcttctcagcaccatCAGTCTATTCCACAGTCCCAACGACGAGAGCCCTGCCAATGTGGAGGCTGCACGGATGTTCCGCGAGGAAAGGGAgggcaagaacaaggatTTCCGAAGACGCTGCAGAAAGTGCGTGAGGGAGAGCTTGGGAGAGGATTAG
- a CDS encoding beta-1,4-mannosyltransferase: MSAAFIVSVIAGALSCVFLVWLIRGLAILIPTRYQPSQKPEDDHIQILVVGDVGRSPRMQYHALSVAKHGRNVDIVGYKETSRHPDLIGNPRVTMYALPPQPEVLQWGTLPFFLNIPLKVLWQFWGLFSTLMYDAPAAKWIIIQNPPSIPTFHVALLVSFLRGSKLVVDWHNYGYTILAQGKWYVKPLVPVYRWYETGFGRYLGDVNLSVTDAMARQLKERPFNLKRSVLTLHDRPAQVFQPILSTTKRLAFLSRLAETKDIAKDIVDGAVRLIVSSTSWTPDEDFGLLLDALVSYARSAEASPILAIITGKGPQKELYLEKIKTLQEGGKLPGVRIITAWLSTRDYASLLASADLGISLHKSSSGVDLPMKVVDMFGAGLPVAAYSAFESFSELVKEGQNGCGFETSSELAEILARLLSFSGQEELARLKKGAVSEGSLRWDQEWDRVVGKAIGLVGEESI, encoded by the exons ATGTCAGCCGCATTTATTGTCTCAGTCATTGCTGGCGCTCTCAGCTGTGTCTTCCTGGTATGGCTGATACGTGGTCTTGCGATCCTTATTCCTACTCGCTATCAGCCTTCTCAGAAACCTGAAGATGATCATATTCAGATTCTTGTTGTCGGCGACGTCGGGCGCAGTCCTCGCATGCAATATCATGCTCTGAGCGTTGCCAAACATGGTCGCAATGTCGATATCGTGGGCTACAAAG AAACCTCAAGACACCCTGATCTCATCGGGAATCCTCGCGTTACTATGTATGCACTCCCACCACAACCTGAGGTCCTTCAATGGGGAACATTGCCATTCTTTCTCAATATTCCTCTCAAGGTTTTGTGGCAGTTCTGGGGCTTGTTCAGTACCTTGATGTACGATGCTCCTGCTGCTAAATGGATCATCATTCAA AACCCCCCCTCAATCCCGACTTTTCATGTTGCACTCTTGGTTTCCTTCCTGCGGGGCAGTAAGCTTGTAGTGGACTGGCATAATTATGGCTACACTATCCTGGCCCAAGGGAAGTGGTATGTTAAGCCGTTAGTTCCTGTGTACCGTTGGTACGAAACCGGCTTCGGACGCTATCTGGGAGATGTCAACCTTTCTGTCACCGATGCTATGGCCCGTCAGCTCAAAGAGAGGCCTTTCAACCTGAAGCGTTCTGTACTCACACTTCATGACCGGCCTGCCCAGGTGTTTCAACCTATTCTCTCTACTACAAAACGTCTGGCCTTTTTGTCTCGACTTGCAGAGACTAAAGACATTGCCAAGGATATTGTCGATGGAGCAGTACGGCTCATCGTGAGTAGCACTTCCTGGACGCCAGACGAGGACTTTGGCCTGCTCCTGGATGCTCTCGTCTCCTATGCCAGGTCCGCTGAGGCCTCACCCATCCTGGCTATAATTACTGGTAAGGGTCCGCAAAAAGAACTCTACCTTGAAAAAATCAAGACACTCCAGGAGGGTGGTAAACTACCTGGTGTTCGTATCATAACGGCGTGGCTTTCCACCAGGGACTATGCCTCACTTCTTGCTTCGGCAGACCTTGGTATCTCGCTGCATAAGTCCAGCTCGGGCGTTGATCTTCCCATGAAGGTGGTGGACATGTTTGGCGCTGGTCTCCCCGTCGCAGCATACTCTGCTTTTGAGAGCTTCAGcgaacttgtcaaggaagGCCAAAACGGTTGTGGTTTCGAAACCTCATCAGAATTGGCAGAGATCCTTGCGAGACTTCTGAGCTTTTCCGGACAAGAGGAGTTGGCTCGTTTGAAGAAGGGTGCAGTTAGTGAAGGCTCTCTGAGGTGGGATCAGGAATGGGACCGCGTAGTTGGCAAAGCCATTGGccttgttggtgaagagagcATTTAG
- a CDS encoding solute carrier family 25, member 46 — protein sequence MSSADTPDSAIEARVVDKLKTIAPAPEPKDDSKAGASSGLAQQLRAFAAGGFGGLCAVVVGHPFDLVKVRLQTAERGVYSSAVDVVRKSIARDGLRRGLYAGVSAPLVGVTPMFAVSFWGYDLGKQIVRGVSEVPAEGLTIAQISTAGFISAIPMTAITAPFERIKVILQVQGQKQLAPGEKPKYNGGVDVVRQLYKEGGIRSVFRGSAATLARDGPGSAAYFAAYEYIKRKMTPIDPLTGKPSGQLSLSAITCAGAAAGVAMWIPVFPIDTVKSRLQTSEGNVSVGSIVRELYGKGGVKAFFPGFGPALARAVPANAATFLGVELAHQAMNKVFG from the exons ATGTCCTCCGCCGATACCCCAGACTCCGCCATCGAGGCCCGTGTCGTAGACAAGCTGAAGACCATTGCGCCCGCGCCTGAACCAAAAGATGACTCCAAGGCCGGCGCATCTTCTGGCCTCGCTCAGCAGCTTCGCGCCTTTGCAGCtggtggttttggtggtCTCTGCGCTGTCGTAGTGGGACATCCTttcgatcttgtcaaagtccGCCTTCAAACCGCTGAGCGAGGTGTTTACTCCTCTGCCGTTGATGTTGTACGCAAGAGTATTGCTCGTGATGGTCTGCGAAGAGGTCTTTACGCTGGCGTAAGCGCGCCTCTTGTCGGTGTTACACCCATGT TTGCCGTGTCCTTTTGGGGTTACGACCTCGGCAAGCAAATCGTCCGAGGTGTTAGTGAAGTCCCCGCCGAGGGTCTCACAATCGCCCAGATCTCAACCGCTGGCTTCATCTCCGCCATTCCCATGACCGCTATCACAGCACCCTTCGAGCGCATCAAGGTCATCCTCCAAGTCCAGGGTCAGAAGCAGCTTGCTCCCGGTGAGAAACCCAAGTACAATGGAGGCGTTGACGTCGTCCGCCAGCTCTACAAGGAGGGCGGTATCCGCAGCGTCTTCCGCGGCAGCGCTGCTACTCTCGCCCGCGATGGCCCCGGTTCTGCTGCCTACTTCGCCGCCTACGAGTACATCAAGCGAAAGATGACACCGATTGATCCCCTTACTGGAAAGCCCAGCGGTCAGCTTAGTCTTAGTGCTATCACATGCGCTGGAGCTGCCGCTGGAGTTGCCATGTGGATACCTGTCTTCCCCATCGATACGGTCAAGTCTCGCCTGCAGACCTCAGAGGGCAACGTCTCCGTTGGCAGCATCGTTCGTGAACTCTACGGAAAGGGTGGTGTCAAGGCATTCTTCCCTGGATTTGGTCCTGCCCTTGCTCGTGCTGTGCCCGCCAACGCCGCTACTTTCCTTGGTGTCGAGCTGGCTCACCAGGCCATGAACAAGGTCTTCGGCTAG